TGAAGTAGCTCCCGTGGAGGGTGAGAAAACTGAAAACGGCCTGGCGGTTGAATCCACAGTGTCACCTCCAGCAACTTCAGAGgaaaagaaagtagaagcagataGCACCATCAATCCGGCGACCCCTCCTCCAGCGGAGGTGAAGGCAGATGCTCCAGCGGCAGAGGCAGCAAAGGCTGCGGAGAATCCAGCAGACAACACTGCTCACAAGGATGACCAGGGTAACGCCGGCACCACGGGAGAACAATCCACCGGGAACGTCGACAACAATGGACAGATTCATCCAGGTGTTTCTACCGTGCGGTGCATCTGAAGGTAGGTTCCGTGGACGACGACAGGCGAAACGACGACAGGCGAGGCGAAACGGGGAACAAACTTGGTCTCTGTGTGCTTAGGATGGAGTCCCGCATTTGCTTTGAGAACTGTAAGCGTGTTTAACCTGACAGCGCCTGTAATTGTAGGCCCTTTCCGCATACTTCACAGCTTGTTGTCTTATGAGGTGCTGCAGGGCAGCAGGCTGGCTTATGCCGCCTCGGTCATTATTATCATTTGTAACTTGTTAGAGTGCACATTAATCTCAGGAGGACATAGACATAATACTTATGCTGCTGTTGTTGTAACGACCTTTATGCCTTTGCCTTGTGTTGCTATTCATAAATAAGCCTTGTAGGCTTGAACATGGGTTGGGTTGCTAGCTGGGGTAGAGTTGAGTTAATCTCTTCTGCAGATTGTTTTAAGAAGTCGGTCCTGGCTGGGTTCAATTATAAGTTTGTTCTCACATGTTTGCACTACATCGTGGGTTTTCTTTTTAACTGCAACAAAGGCACAACCGCAACCGTTCGGTGGTTCCATAGTTTTATTGAAAAAATTCATTTAAGTGGAAGGATACATGAATTTTTGTTTTCCCGCAGCTAAAGAGAAAGTGAATGTTCAGTTATAAGTTTGTTCTTCGTAGTACATCGTTGTTTTGTGGCATATCGCAAATGGTTTCTGGTTTCATTGCCCAAACAAGCATTGCACTCACTAAAGAGTAACTGATTGTCGAAATACTTGATGAAATTGTTATACAGCCTACTCATCTAGTCTTGATAAAACAAGCATTGCACTCACTAAAGAGTAATTGATTGTCGAAATACTTGATGAAATTGTTATACCACCTACTCATCTAgtctactccctccttttcggtttatagggttcAAATATGAAATCTCATCAACAAAGGCATTTTGTGAGTGGAGGAATATATCTTGTACTTTAGAAAACTACTCAAATTGAACTCAGGCATTAATTTGAATTAATTGCAGTAGATGAGTAGGATTACGTGCATTGGTGTGTTTTtctttaattcttgcatgcaaaaaTTTAATGCGTCTCGAaaactaaaaatgagatggagatcagccctttaaattggaaaaacaaaaaagttgaaataagccctataaaccgaaaagaacAGAGTATACGACAGTTTAGAGACTTGACATGAGATGTCTTGCATTTATGTACGGAGGGAGTAACTCCTATGTGTTGTCCTTTGGATGCCTATGGTTTCTCACGGTTGTTCCGCAAGTGAAGGGGAGAATGAGAAGTACGAGACCTTCCTTAGCCCGAATGTTAATTTCTATTCCGGATTGCTATTTGTTGAAAGTTTTATTTATGTTGGTACTGGTAGAGAGGAGTAGCGCATAGACAGAGACGAAGATGACTCGTTTGCCCGTCGTGTCACTAGCCTAGGAATGACATTGGATAATTAGTTCGGGGTCGGGGGAAAGAGGGTGCATCATCGTCACANNNNNNNNNNNNNNNNNNNNNNNNNNNNNNNNNNNNNNNNNNNNNNNNNNNNNNNNNNNNNNNNNNNNNNNNNNNNNNNNNNNNNNNNNNNNNNNNNNNNNNNNNNNNNNNNNNNNNNNNNNNNNNNNNNNNNNNNNNNNNNNNNNNNNNNNNNNNNNNNNNNNNNNNNNNNNNNNNNNNNNNNNNNNNNNNNNNNNNNNNNNNNNNNNNNNNNNNNNNNNNNNNNNNNNNNNNNNNNNNNNNNNNNNNNNNNNNNNNNNNNAGTTCAGCCGGCTATACGGGTgtttgtgggtgggtgggtgggtgggtgtgaATAGCAACAGGTTGTCTGGTTTGGGCGAGAAAGggtgcagagtcgtcggcgatacaACACAACTGGTGTGGGTCTTTCATGGGAAGGCTGGGGGATGGCAGCAACACAATGGAGACGATGATTTAGGCAAGGAGGAGGCGGCGACAAGCAGTTGGGCCGGCGGGTGGTGGGTCGGTGTGGATGGATGGGGGATATACAATTGATTTTGAAACTAAAACTTTTTTTAAGACAATTGTTGTACTGGTGGCCCCATTTTTACTTCGTATAGGTGCGGGCGCGCGAATTTGCTGAGCAAAGGTGGACAAATTATTTCAGCGAATTTGGGCAAGATCACCTTTTGTCTTGCTCGCCCGTTCTTTACAATTCCCGTGGGTCTCGGTCGCCCCGGTAGCCGTTGCTCCCACGTCCCCTCCCCTCGGCTGCTCTGCTCCGCCAGCAGCCGATGCTTTAAAAACGGCAACTCGCATTTCCCCCTGCTCTTTTCTAGCCGTTGCGCGACCTTCTTGGCGTTTGCGCCCACAAAATTAATTATCAGTCTACCAGAGCGGAAGCATCCTAAGCAGCCGCACTGAATCAACAAGGGGATCGATCGCATTGCNNNNNNNNNNNNNNNNNNNNNNNNNNNNNNNNNNNNNNNNNNNNNNNNNNNNNNNNNNNNNNNNNNNNNNNNNNNNNNNNNNNNNNNNNNNNNNNNNNNNNNNNNNNNNNNNNNNNNNNNNNNNNNNNNNNNNNNNNNNNNNNNNNNNNNNNNNNNNNNNNNNNNNNNNNNNNNNNNNNNNNNNNNNNNNNNNNNNNNNNNNNNNNNNNNNNNNNNNNNNNNNNNNNNNNNNNNNNNNNNNNNNNNNNNNNNNNNNNNNNNNNNNNNNNNNNNNNNNNNNNNNNNNNNNNNNNNNNNGAGAGGAGGAGATTGATCGGGGAGGAGGATGAGAGGCCTCAGATCGCGGATCCTCCGGACCCTGCAGTCCttccccaacgccgccgccgcgcaGTCCAACGCCCTCCTCCCGCCCCCCGACGCCGCCGCACCCGAGGCCGTGCCCGAGCCGGCCGCCGTCCCCGATGGCGACGACGACAAGGAGAACCTGTCGCCGGAGGCCAACCCGCGGAAGGCCAAGAAGATGAAGGTGGGCTCTCTGGAGGGTGGCTCTCTGGAGGAGTCCGGCAGGCGCTACCGCCGGCCGGAGCTCGAGTCGTCCAGCCTCTTCGACCCGGACCTCCTCGCCGCCTTCCGCGGCGTCGTGGACGCGTACGCCCAGGCGCTCGACAAGACCCAGCGCCGCGATGTCGActtcgacgacgccgacgacgacatCGCCGCCGCGCTGGACGCCGGCGGCCGCGACGAGGACCCCCTGGCCGGGCTGGAGTGCCGGTGCCCGCCCGGCGGGGAGCGGGCCGTGGTGCTCTACACCACGTCGCTGCGCGGGGTGCGCAAGACGTTCGAGGACTGTGCCACCGTGCGCCGCCTGCTCGACGGGCTCCGCGTCGCCTTCCTGGAGCGCGACGTGTCCATGCACGCGCCCTACCGGGACGAGCTCCGCGCTCTGCTGCCGCCTCCGCCGGGCGACGGCGCCAGCATGCCCCTGCCGCCGCGGCTGTTCGTGGACGGGCGGTACGTGGGCGGCGCCGACGAGGTGGTGGCGCTGCACGAGCGGTCGCGGCTCCGGGCGATGCTCCGGCGCGCCGCGCGCCGGCGCGCGGGCGACGCGGCCTGCGCGGTGTGCGGCGGCGCCTGGTTCGTGGTGTGCGGCGGGTGCAGCGGCCGTCATTGGCTCTATGACGACGGctcggccgccgccgtcgccgccagccGCGTGCCGTGCCCCGGGTGCAACGAGAACGGGCTCGTGCCGTGCCCCCTGTGCAGCTGAGGTGATCCCTGCCCTGCCCCGACAGACATGTACATCTTTTTTGTGTATCACCATGGCGACAGCGAAATTCTTTGCGATTGTTTCACCCTGTAGTAAGTATAATTTGTCACACATTTGTTCTCCGCTCATTCACCCTGCAAATTGTGAAATCCATGAAGCCATTGTGCATGTACGACATGATCTGATGTGCTGTGACTGTGACACTCTCATCTGTTGTTCAGACCTGCCGTGATAAAAATGCAGCATTGCCTGTTCGAACCACGTCAGAGTTGCACTTATGCACCCAAGAAGACAAGAGACACTTAAAATAGACATTTGTCGCACTTTGTAGGTAAAGT
Above is a window of Triticum dicoccoides isolate Atlit2015 ecotype Zavitan chromosome 5B, WEW_v2.0, whole genome shotgun sequence DNA encoding:
- the LOC119306178 gene encoding uncharacterized protein At5g39865-like produces the protein MRGLRSRILRTLQSFPNAAAAQSNALLPPPDAAAPEAVPEPAAVPDGDDDKENLSPEANPRKAKKMKVGSLEGGSLEESGRRYRRPELESSSLFDPDLLAAFRGVVDAYAQALDKTQRRDVDFDDADDDIAAALDAGGRDEDPLAGLECRCPPGGERAVVLYTTSLRGVRKTFEDCATVRRLLDGLRVAFLERDVSMHAPYRDELRALLPPPPGDGASMPLPPRLFVDGRYVGGADEVVALHERSRLRAMLRRAARRRAGDAACAVCGGAWFVVCGGCSGRHWLYDDGSAAAVAASRVPCPGCNENGLVPCPLCS